A region from the Leptospirillum ferriphilum ML-04 genome encodes:
- a CDS encoding ABC transporter ATP-binding protein, producing MMNTLRSPLLKVDNLTVRIDTPRGPVFPVRSFSVSIDQGELLGIVGESGSGKTMAGLSLLGLLPETARILEGSIRFDGQDMTDAKEKTWNAIRGSRISLVFQEPQSALNPILRIGTMFDEIFDSHRPDEARDHRVTVIRDLLLSVGLDRPDAIVRSYPHQLSGGMRQRVLIAMAIALSPDILIADEPTTALDPTMSTQILDLLLERNRRDNMALVLISHDLGIIRRSAKKILVLYAGRVVESASGKRFFSAGPAHPYSGALLLSRPGVRQKTKNDGPLDTIPGQVPPLWDLPKGCAFAPRCPRADSRCHTDSPPWIQTGPEEGALCFYPSLQENVA from the coding sequence ATGATGAACACCCTCCGTTCTCCCCTTCTCAAGGTTGACAACCTGACTGTCCGGATCGACACTCCACGCGGGCCCGTCTTTCCTGTTCGCTCCTTTTCGGTTTCCATCGATCAAGGCGAACTCCTCGGAATCGTCGGTGAATCGGGCTCTGGAAAAACAATGGCTGGACTTTCACTTCTTGGTCTGTTGCCGGAAACTGCCCGGATCCTGGAAGGCTCGATCCGGTTCGACGGACAGGACATGACGGATGCAAAGGAAAAAACGTGGAACGCAATCCGTGGATCCCGGATCAGTCTCGTTTTTCAGGAGCCCCAGAGCGCCCTCAACCCCATTCTCCGGATCGGCACCATGTTCGACGAAATATTTGACAGTCATCGGCCGGACGAAGCCCGGGACCATCGCGTCACAGTGATCCGGGACCTTCTTCTGTCCGTCGGACTGGATCGGCCGGACGCCATTGTCCGGTCTTACCCGCATCAACTTTCCGGAGGAATGCGGCAGCGCGTCCTGATCGCCATGGCCATTGCCCTCTCTCCCGACATCCTGATCGCCGACGAACCGACAACAGCACTGGATCCCACGATGTCCACCCAAATTCTGGACCTTCTGCTTGAGCGGAATCGCCGGGATAACATGGCTCTTGTTCTCATTTCCCATGATCTCGGCATCATTCGTCGGTCGGCGAAAAAAATTCTTGTCCTTTACGCAGGCCGCGTCGTCGAATCGGCATCCGGAAAACGTTTCTTTTCTGCCGGTCCGGCACACCCTTATTCCGGCGCCCTTCTTCTCTCTCGTCCGGGGGTCCGGCAAAAGACCAAAAACGATGGTCCTCTTGATACGATCCCGGGACAGGTTCCTCCCCTCTGGGATCTGCCGAAGGGATGTGCCTTTGCCCCCAGGTGCCCAAGAGCTGATTCCCGCTGCCACACCGACTCTCCCCCCTGGATTCAGACAGGACCAGAAGAAGGGGCGCTCTGCTTTTATCCGTCCCTCCAGGAAAACGTGGCCTAG
- a CDS encoding 6-carboxytetrahydropterin synthase, whose amino-acid sequence MFLISVTATFAASHILPGYPGLCSKLHGHNWTVEVSWSSRGLDPLGMALDFHEAEALLGPLIKELDHSHLNDHPFFRERLPTSEQVAFFLYTRLKEIMSSRTDSTVRLDQVAVTEMAPYKAIYRETSG is encoded by the coding sequence GTGTTTCTGATATCGGTGACGGCAACATTTGCCGCCAGCCATATCCTTCCCGGTTACCCCGGCCTTTGCTCCAAACTTCACGGACACAACTGGACCGTGGAGGTGTCGTGGTCATCTCGCGGTCTGGACCCTCTCGGAATGGCGCTGGACTTTCATGAGGCCGAAGCCCTTTTGGGTCCTCTCATAAAAGAACTTGACCACTCCCACCTGAACGATCATCCATTCTTTCGCGAACGGCTCCCGACATCCGAGCAAGTCGCCTTTTTTCTCTATACGCGTCTGAAGGAAATCATGTCTTCGCGGACGGATTCGACTGTTCGGCTCGATCAGGTGGCTGTCACGGAAATGGCCCCCTACAAGGCCATTTACCGGGAGACCTCCGGATGA
- a CDS encoding WD40/YVTN/BNR-like repeat-containing protein, translated as MTCPAIFSFPSLRALFLAGSLFSLFLFQGCSEKTASRIPVVSLPPSSGFRIVQPLPPAPAGNQDSSSKKSEYIGLLFSIARPDPGHVIAVGAQSIIWRIDEASGKWEKVRSPVKSEFYRVLFPDPRHGWIAGDSGTLLFSQDAGMSWSVVSTPVHDRFLEDIDFPDPLHGFIVGERGTFLKTRDGGHSWSRMSLPTTQNLYAVHFLNRREGWVAGWHQTLFSTRDGGRTWSPVALAVPRVTRQKPSFNAIWGNKKDLLVAGDHGLVYFSSDKGESFQRISLPVETDLYGVCQTGSGTIILVGEKGALWSLDEKGKKIRSVLPSFPEADFLGVSCGALHFRAAGSPDIVLLPG; from the coding sequence ATGACCTGTCCGGCGATTTTCTCTTTTCCGTCCCTCAGGGCATTGTTTCTGGCCGGAAGCCTTTTCAGTCTTTTCTTGTTTCAGGGGTGTTCGGAAAAAACCGCCTCCCGCATTCCTGTCGTGTCACTGCCTCCCTCTTCGGGTTTTCGAATTGTCCAGCCCTTGCCTCCTGCACCTGCGGGGAACCAGGATTCCAGTTCAAAAAAATCGGAATACATTGGTCTTCTTTTTTCCATCGCCCGTCCGGATCCGGGGCATGTCATTGCCGTCGGAGCCCAGTCCATCATCTGGCGGATCGATGAGGCGTCCGGAAAGTGGGAAAAAGTTCGTTCCCCGGTCAAATCCGAATTCTATCGGGTTCTTTTTCCGGATCCCCGGCATGGATGGATTGCAGGGGACTCGGGAACCCTTCTTTTTTCTCAGGATGCAGGGATGTCCTGGTCCGTGGTCTCAACGCCGGTGCATGACAGATTCCTGGAGGATATTGATTTTCCGGATCCCTTGCATGGTTTCATCGTCGGGGAACGGGGAACCTTTCTGAAAACCCGGGACGGAGGCCATTCGTGGTCCAGGATGTCCCTTCCGACAACCCAGAATCTCTATGCCGTTCATTTCCTGAACCGCCGTGAAGGGTGGGTTGCGGGTTGGCACCAGACTCTGTTTTCGACGCGCGATGGAGGACGGACCTGGTCTCCCGTTGCTCTGGCCGTTCCACGTGTCACCCGGCAAAAACCATCCTTCAATGCCATCTGGGGCAACAAAAAGGATCTGCTGGTTGCTGGAGATCACGGTCTGGTCTATTTTTCATCGGACAAGGGGGAGTCTTTTCAGAGGATTTCTCTTCCGGTTGAGACCGATTTGTATGGGGTTTGTCAGACGGGAAGCGGAACAATCATCCTTGTCGGGGAGAAAGGTGCACTCTGGAGTCTTGATGAAAAGGGAAAAAAGATTCGGTCCGTTTTGCCTTCTTTTCCCGAAGCCGACTTTCTGGGAGTTTCCTGCGGTGCCCTCCATTTTCGTGCGGCAGGTTCGCCCGATATCGTCCTTTTGCCCGGATAG
- a CDS encoding Fur family transcriptional regulator — MSSFQDPSDETTLTNRFRDSGIQVTPQRLTIAGTLFRSGKHISAEELYLLVREKNPRIGLATIYRTLHILKEKGLVEEHRFNDEFSRYEVKNSTHHDHLICIECGTVVEFGQPVIEHLQDLAAEEKNFTIVSHKLEIYGICKDCRDRKASRKQR; from the coding sequence ATGTCTTCCTTTCAGGACCCATCAGACGAAACCACCCTGACAAACAGGTTCCGGGATTCCGGTATCCAGGTCACCCCCCAGAGGTTGACGATCGCCGGCACTCTTTTCCGGAGCGGAAAACATATCAGTGCAGAAGAGCTTTACCTTCTGGTCAGAGAAAAAAATCCCCGAATCGGTTTGGCCACAATCTACCGGACGCTCCATATTTTAAAAGAAAAAGGTCTTGTCGAAGAGCACCGGTTCAACGATGAATTCAGCCGTTATGAAGTCAAGAATTCTACCCACCATGATCATCTCATCTGCATTGAATGCGGGACAGTTGTCGAGTTTGGACAACCTGTGATCGAGCATTTGCAGGATCTGGCGGCCGAAGAAAAAAACTTTACGATCGTCTCCCATAAACTGGAGATTTACGGCATATGCAAAGACTGCCGGGACCGGAAGGCCTCAAGGAAGCAGCGATAG
- the rplU gene encoding 50S ribosomal protein L21: protein MAQFAVVRTGGKMYRVAPGQVLVVERVSGEGEFTLGDVLMVSDEQGTLFAEGNKVLPVTVKARILRQERDAKIIVFKKKKRKNYRRKQGHRQDVSRIQILEIVRTA from the coding sequence ATGGCTCAGTTTGCGGTTGTCCGGACAGGCGGAAAAATGTATCGCGTGGCGCCCGGGCAGGTGTTGGTTGTCGAACGTGTTTCCGGCGAGGGAGAGTTTACGCTCGGGGATGTTCTGATGGTTTCTGACGAACAGGGAACTCTTTTTGCCGAGGGGAACAAGGTTCTCCCAGTCACGGTAAAAGCGCGGATTCTTCGCCAGGAACGGGATGCGAAGATTATCGTGTTCAAGAAGAAAAAGCGCAAGAACTACAGGCGAAAGCAGGGTCACAGGCAAGACGTTTCCCGGATTCAGATTCTTGAAATTGTCCGGACGGCCTGA
- the rpmA gene encoding 50S ribosomal protein L27 — MAHKKGVGSTRNGRDSESKRLGVKRHDGQQVLAGNILVRQRGTQFYPGDNVGMGRDYTLFAKETGTVKFSSWGRDRKKIHIIPLSTEAVSTN; from the coding sequence ATGGCACACAAGAAAGGGGTGGGTTCCACCCGGAATGGTCGAGACAGTGAATCGAAGCGACTGGGAGTCAAGCGTCATGACGGGCAGCAGGTTCTGGCGGGAAACATTCTTGTTCGTCAGAGAGGGACACAGTTCTATCCCGGAGACAACGTCGGGATGGGCCGGGATTACACACTTTTTGCCAAAGAAACAGGCACTGTCAAGTTTTCGAGCTGGGGACGCGACAGAAAGAAAATCCACATCATTCCCCTTTCGACGGAAGCAGTTTCGACAAACTGA
- the obgE gene encoding GTPase ObgE, whose translation MPQFVDEARIAIESGKGGHGCVSFRREKYVPRGGPDGGDGGRGGDVVFVGTPRKSTLLDFKHRTILKAQPGEAGRGKKQHGSNGRSLVLEVPLGTQILDDETGELLFDLTQPDVRIIVAKGGRGGRGNVHFATATRQTPDFAEPGGDSQSFRIRLELKVMARIGLVGFPNAGKSTFLSRVTKAHPRIASYPFTTLHPHLGVLLLGNPPDEREIVIADLPGLIEGAHEGKGLGIQFLKHVERTEILLHFVDLSAENTHSPTEAYQIVRNEMLAFNKDLAMKPEILVGTKKDSADPDRLAELGAFLAREGRPKLFLSSHTGEGLPDLLSVLSETLPSSPAPSHVPDDQEMEANRKEAGTPAR comes from the coding sequence ATGCCCCAGTTTGTCGATGAAGCCCGGATAGCGATTGAGTCCGGTAAAGGTGGGCATGGTTGTGTGTCGTTCCGCCGTGAAAAATATGTTCCCCGTGGAGGACCGGACGGAGGAGACGGAGGAAGGGGAGGGGATGTTGTGTTTGTTGGAACTCCCCGCAAGTCGACCCTTCTGGATTTCAAGCACCGGACGATCCTGAAAGCCCAACCCGGGGAGGCAGGTCGCGGAAAGAAGCAGCATGGATCCAATGGTCGTTCTCTTGTGCTCGAAGTTCCTCTCGGAACCCAGATTCTGGATGATGAGACCGGAGAGCTTCTCTTTGACCTGACCCAGCCCGATGTCCGGATTATCGTGGCGAAAGGTGGAAGGGGAGGACGAGGGAATGTGCATTTTGCTACGGCAACCCGCCAGACCCCGGATTTTGCCGAGCCAGGGGGAGATTCCCAGTCGTTCCGGATCCGTCTCGAACTGAAAGTGATGGCCCGTATCGGACTGGTCGGTTTTCCCAATGCGGGAAAATCGACCTTCCTGTCCAGAGTCACGAAAGCCCACCCGCGCATTGCTTCCTATCCCTTTACCACATTGCATCCCCATCTCGGCGTTCTCCTCCTGGGGAATCCTCCGGACGAACGGGAAATTGTGATTGCAGACCTTCCCGGGCTGATTGAAGGCGCCCATGAAGGGAAAGGATTGGGTATCCAGTTCCTCAAGCACGTGGAGCGGACGGAGATTTTGCTTCATTTTGTGGATCTGTCTGCGGAAAATACGCACAGTCCCACAGAAGCCTATCAGATCGTTCGTAACGAAATGCTGGCTTTTAACAAAGATTTGGCCATGAAACCGGAAATCCTCGTCGGAACAAAAAAAGATTCGGCGGACCCGGACAGACTCGCGGAACTTGGGGCATTTCTTGCCCGGGAAGGACGGCCCAAACTTTTTCTGTCTTCCCATACGGGGGAGGGTCTTCCGGACCTTCTCTCTGTTTTGTCGGAAACGCTGCCTTCTTCCCCCGCCCCGTCGCATGTCCCGGACGACCAGGAAATGGAGGCAAACCGGAAAGAAGCCGGAACACCGGCCAGATGA
- the proB gene encoding glutamate 5-kinase: MKSRSEILSSTRTLVLKVGSTVLASPQAGVNMRVLGVIARQVAWLRARGIRVVIVSSGAIAAGRMKLDFGKKPLTLAMKQAAASVGQSRLMWGYERAFSPHRLMVSQVLLTPRDVVRRSRFTNLERTLETLLALGVVPVVNENDSVATEEIRFGDNDRLSALVSGTVKADFLLILSDVDGLYTSDPSRNPNAIPIPYVEKVTSDIESLAGISRSGLGTGGMASKVLTARWANRWGLPVGIVNGRKGAPVERFFEGGGTLFFARKKLWAAKKVWIGFFSEPSGTLVLDEGAMKAISHGKSSLLAGGITRHEGVFESGEVVRLLSATGHEIGRGVCRMPSSEVALWTRRKSSGERSADSWPLAVHRNTMVLWEREEE, from the coding sequence ATGAAGTCCCGGTCAGAAATCCTCTCTTCCACCCGGACGCTGGTTCTGAAAGTTGGCAGCACGGTTCTCGCTTCACCGCAAGCGGGTGTCAATATGCGGGTATTAGGGGTCATTGCCCGTCAGGTGGCATGGTTACGGGCAAGAGGGATACGTGTTGTCATCGTTTCCAGTGGTGCGATCGCGGCCGGCCGGATGAAGCTTGATTTCGGTAAAAAGCCATTGACCCTGGCCATGAAGCAGGCGGCAGCCTCTGTTGGACAAAGCCGGCTTATGTGGGGGTACGAAAGAGCGTTTTCTCCCCATCGTCTGATGGTGTCCCAGGTTCTCCTGACCCCCCGTGACGTTGTTCGAAGAAGTCGTTTCACCAATCTGGAAAGAACCCTCGAAACCCTCCTCGCACTGGGTGTCGTTCCGGTTGTGAACGAAAATGATTCCGTTGCCACCGAGGAGATCCGGTTCGGGGATAACGATCGCCTTTCCGCACTGGTATCCGGGACCGTCAAGGCGGATTTTCTTCTCATCCTTTCGGATGTCGATGGCCTGTATACGTCCGATCCCTCCCGAAATCCGAATGCGATACCGATTCCGTATGTGGAAAAGGTGACATCCGACATCGAAAGCCTTGCCGGAATCTCCCGGTCGGGGCTTGGAACAGGGGGGATGGCTTCCAAAGTCCTGACCGCCCGTTGGGCGAACCGGTGGGGCCTTCCGGTCGGGATCGTGAATGGACGCAAGGGAGCCCCGGTTGAGCGTTTTTTTGAGGGCGGGGGCACACTTTTCTTTGCCAGAAAAAAACTCTGGGCGGCCAAAAAAGTATGGATTGGATTTTTTTCCGAACCATCCGGCACTCTTGTCCTGGATGAAGGGGCAATGAAAGCCATTTCTCATGGGAAATCCAGCCTTCTGGCCGGTGGAATTACCCGTCATGAAGGAGTTTTTGAGTCCGGGGAGGTCGTTCGCCTGTTGTCTGCGACCGGTCACGAGATCGGGCGAGGGGTCTGCCGGATGCCTTCTTCCGAAGTCGCTCTCTGGACGCGCCGGAAGTCGTCAGGAGAAAGATCTGCGGACTCCTGGCCGTTGGCTGTTCACAGGAACACGATGGTCCTTTGGGAAAGGGAAGAGGAGTAA
- a CDS encoding glutamate-5-semialdehyde dehydrogenase: MDRLYERKGLEDILRDARQSFYRTQVLKPREKNAVLLRLSLLLQKEKDLVRHENQKEYTKALEKGLDPALCDRLLLTENRYAQMIQGLHDVASLPDPVGRSVDRWTNADGLLIEKVRVPLGVVGVIYESRPNVTVEVFSLCLKAGCAVVLRGGSEALSSNQILVNMIRQALSEEGIPEGAASFLPWPDRQAVVDLLSMNGLDVVIPRGGAGLMKLVNEHARVPVLKHDQGICHIYVGASADPEKALAVVVNAKTSRPSTCNAMETLLVHSSHRQALLPKIVDALREKEVLVYGCPETRKLGEGILPASPDTYRTEFLSLALNIRQVGSLDEALMHIREYGSGHTEAIVTRDLEEADRFQLEVDSSCVMVNASTRLHDGFAFGLGAEVGISTSRVHARGTMGLPELTTTKYLVRGDGHLRKP, encoded by the coding sequence ATGGATCGGCTGTATGAAAGGAAAGGTCTGGAAGACATTCTCCGGGATGCCCGTCAGTCTTTCTATCGGACACAGGTTTTGAAACCCAGGGAAAAAAACGCGGTTTTGCTTCGGCTCTCTTTGCTGCTTCAGAAAGAAAAAGATCTTGTTCGTCATGAAAACCAGAAAGAGTATACAAAAGCGCTTGAAAAAGGACTCGATCCTGCCCTGTGCGACCGGTTGCTCCTGACGGAAAATCGCTATGCCCAGATGATCCAGGGGCTCCATGACGTCGCCTCGTTGCCGGATCCCGTAGGACGGTCGGTCGACCGCTGGACAAATGCCGATGGTCTTTTGATCGAAAAAGTCCGGGTCCCGCTTGGGGTTGTCGGCGTGATTTATGAATCTCGTCCCAATGTCACGGTGGAGGTTTTTTCTCTTTGTCTCAAGGCGGGCTGCGCTGTTGTGTTGCGGGGAGGATCGGAAGCCCTCTCCTCCAACCAGATCCTCGTCAATATGATCAGACAGGCGCTTTCGGAAGAAGGAATTCCGGAAGGTGCGGCTTCTTTCCTCCCCTGGCCCGACCGGCAGGCGGTAGTCGACCTTCTGTCGATGAACGGCCTGGACGTTGTGATCCCCCGGGGTGGAGCCGGTTTGATGAAGCTTGTAAATGAGCATGCGCGGGTTCCGGTTCTGAAACACGATCAGGGGATTTGCCATATCTATGTCGGAGCGTCGGCGGATCCCGAAAAGGCCCTGGCGGTTGTCGTCAACGCCAAGACAAGCCGGCCTTCGACTTGCAACGCAATGGAGACATTGCTTGTGCACTCCTCTCACAGACAGGCCCTGTTGCCAAAGATTGTCGATGCGTTGCGGGAAAAAGAAGTTCTGGTCTATGGTTGTCCCGAAACAAGAAAACTCGGGGAAGGGATTCTTCCGGCTTCCCCGGACACATACCGGACAGAGTTTCTGTCGCTTGCGCTCAATATCCGCCAGGTGGGCTCACTCGACGAGGCGCTCATGCATATCCGGGAGTACGGGTCCGGTCATACGGAAGCGATCGTGACCCGGGATCTGGAGGAAGCCGATCGTTTCCAGCTGGAGGTCGACTCCTCGTGCGTGATGGTCAATGCCTCAACCCGCCTTCATGACGGTTTTGCGTTTGGGTTGGGGGCAGAAGTGGGAATCAGCACTTCCCGCGTCCATGCCCGTGGAACGATGGGTTTGCCGGAGCTGACCACGACAAAATATCTTGTACGAGGGGACGGGCATCTCCGCAAGCCCTGA
- the nadD gene encoding nicotinate (nicotinamide) nucleotide adenylyltransferase, with protein sequence MKLPRTALFGGAFNPVHQGHLSLAHYLTRRLALDRIVFVPVGKPAHRSLPGDPGCHERMKMLEKAISGEPRWRLSDYECRSGEISYTVRTVEALFPEERPWLILGSDAFLGLDRWFETGRLLSRVHLLVAFRPGDTLRTITAGFERLVPFGLGPVALPDPASPGQADVVIQRSRQGKIETFIGFVRPGTPDVSSSRTRDALRKGKVPDEFLPATVKSYIVEKGLYGFSSD encoded by the coding sequence GTGAAGTTGCCCAGGACAGCTCTTTTCGGGGGAGCCTTCAACCCCGTCCATCAGGGACATCTTTCCCTGGCACACTATCTGACGCGCAGGCTGGCTCTCGACAGGATCGTTTTCGTTCCCGTTGGCAAACCGGCCCATCGCAGCCTGCCAGGCGATCCCGGATGTCACGAAAGAATGAAAATGCTTGAAAAAGCAATCTCTGGAGAACCCCGGTGGCGTCTTTCCGATTATGAGTGCCGGTCCGGGGAAATTTCCTACACGGTCAGGACCGTGGAGGCACTCTTTCCGGAGGAAAGGCCATGGCTTATTCTGGGATCGGACGCTTTTCTCGGGCTTGACAGATGGTTTGAGACCGGACGGCTTTTGTCCAGGGTCCATCTTCTGGTGGCCTTTCGTCCCGGCGATACCCTCAGGACGATCACCGCCGGCTTTGAGCGTCTGGTTCCCTTCGGCCTCGGTCCTGTCGCTCTCCCGGATCCTGCTTCTCCAGGCCAGGCGGATGTTGTCATTCAAAGATCGAGACAGGGAAAAATCGAAACTTTTATTGGTTTTGTGCGACCGGGAACGCCAGATGTCTCCTCTTCCCGGACAAGGGACGCTCTCCGGAAGGGAAAGGTCCCGGACGAGTTCTTGCCAGCTACGGTCAAATCCTATATCGTTGAGAAGGGATTGTATGGATTTTCATCAGACTGA
- the rsfS gene encoding ribosome silencing factor produces MDFHQTEQSGQGPVSKTDSFHLPSRECLLQKEMAPQKETDSETRDRAEQMARFLQEKKGRTIWILAPGEACAYADFLILADVEHERHRDAVLEMLDGQFSKRGEPFRAEKGHFWTLVDFGSVVIHLFLNGGRSLYRLEDLFPTAPLLVLDETGRLETLAPEHRPIPEFTENISRRLPPPLRHPSV; encoded by the coding sequence ATGGATTTTCATCAGACTGAACAATCCGGACAAGGTCCGGTTTCCAAGACGGACAGTTTTCACCTTCCATCCCGGGAGTGCCTTCTGCAAAAGGAAATGGCTCCCCAAAAGGAAACGGACTCCGAAACCCGAGATCGAGCGGAACAAATGGCCCGGTTCCTTCAGGAAAAGAAAGGACGGACCATCTGGATCCTTGCTCCGGGGGAAGCCTGTGCCTATGCCGATTTTCTGATTCTGGCAGATGTGGAACACGAACGACATCGAGACGCTGTCCTTGAAATGCTGGACGGCCAGTTTTCGAAAAGGGGAGAGCCGTTCCGGGCAGAAAAAGGACATTTCTGGACTCTTGTCGATTTCGGGTCGGTCGTCATTCATCTATTTCTGAATGGCGGAAGATCTCTCTACAGGCTGGAGGACTTGTTCCCCACGGCGCCTCTCCTTGTCCTTGACGAAACAGGTCGCCTTGAAACCCTCGCTCCCGAACATAGACCCATCCCGGAATTCACGGAGAATATTTCCCGGAGACTGCCACCGCCTCTTCGGCACCCGAGCGTCTGA
- a CDS encoding tetratricopeptide repeat protein, whose amino-acid sequence MTRFLLLALLLSLVFVVKLFEWNPGSVTFQYLPGHAVEIPEVALFVLSLGLGAGFVMIVHGTGDFLRWLRNLDEAREEKREEKVTALWKKVREELNRSHVPQAISLLERLVSLYPNHLEALLLLGNLRRSTGDATGAIRLHRRARVFDEEDVRLVIALCEDYRQAGRLDDEMAILSEYFHKKEGRNIDVLGRYRDRLVSRQKWEEALAVQSALSRSFGKGERRDLEVSNLVGIRYETGRLHLDHAETELARRSFRGALKIDPLFSPARIGLAEAQSREGRVSEALTTLEEGFQKDRDPIYLYLLEEMALEAGSPERILTPFERAVLSDPQNSSLLYAQARLYDRLMMVDLALDRLESLEGRENWEGEFYRLLGDLYLRNKDRVNALEAFQKGARAENHPGRLYCRFCGQRYLQWTGKCFSCHRWGALTLHPGYVQVHSVPDHPPEERNVGGSSLSDPTIDAYSLGQSS is encoded by the coding sequence ATGACCCGTTTCCTCCTTCTGGCTCTCCTCTTATCGCTTGTTTTTGTGGTGAAGCTTTTCGAATGGAACCCGGGATCCGTCACGTTTCAATACCTTCCGGGACATGCCGTCGAGATTCCCGAAGTGGCCCTTTTTGTCCTCTCTCTTGGCCTTGGAGCGGGTTTTGTGATGATCGTCCACGGGACGGGGGATTTCTTGAGATGGTTAAGGAATCTGGACGAAGCCCGGGAGGAAAAGCGCGAAGAAAAGGTGACCGCTCTCTGGAAAAAAGTCCGGGAGGAACTGAACCGCTCTCATGTTCCCCAGGCGATTTCTCTGCTGGAAAGACTGGTCTCCCTTTACCCGAATCACCTGGAAGCCCTCCTTCTCCTCGGAAATCTTCGTCGTTCGACAGGAGATGCCACCGGAGCCATCCGGCTTCACCGAAGAGCGCGCGTTTTTGACGAGGAGGATGTCCGGCTGGTCATCGCCCTGTGTGAGGATTATCGCCAGGCAGGTCGTCTGGATGATGAAATGGCGATTCTATCAGAGTATTTCCACAAAAAAGAAGGTCGGAACATTGACGTCCTCGGAAGATACCGGGATCGCCTCGTCTCCCGCCAGAAGTGGGAAGAGGCGCTGGCCGTCCAGTCTGCCCTTTCCCGTTCGTTCGGAAAAGGGGAAAGACGGGACCTCGAGGTTTCGAACCTTGTTGGCATTCGCTATGAAACTGGTCGCCTCCACCTCGATCACGCGGAAACGGAATTGGCAAGACGCTCTTTCCGGGGGGCGTTAAAAATCGACCCCCTTTTTTCCCCTGCCAGGATCGGGCTCGCCGAAGCGCAATCCCGAGAGGGAAGGGTGTCGGAAGCCCTGACGACGCTGGAGGAAGGATTTCAGAAGGACCGGGATCCAATTTATCTTTATCTTCTTGAAGAAATGGCTCTGGAAGCCGGTTCTCCCGAGAGGATCCTGACGCCATTCGAGCGGGCGGTCCTGTCCGATCCGCAGAACTCCTCTCTTCTTTATGCCCAGGCAAGACTATACGATCGGCTGATGATGGTCGACCTTGCCCTTGATCGTCTGGAGTCGCTGGAAGGGAGAGAAAACTGGGAAGGCGAATTCTACCGCCTGTTGGGAGACTTGTATCTCCGGAACAAGGATCGGGTGAATGCTCTGGAAGCCTTCCAGAAGGGGGCCCGGGCCGAAAATCACCCTGGACGTCTCTATTGCCGCTTCTGCGGCCAACGGTATCTCCAATGGACCGGCAAGTGTTTCTCCTGCCACCGTTGGGGGGCGCTGACTCTTCACCCGGGGTATGTTCAGGTTCATTCCGTCCCGGATCACCCGCCAGAGGAACGCAATGTGGGAGGAAGCTCTCTTTCCGATCCGACCATCGATGCGTATTCGCTGGGTCAGTCCAGCTGA
- a CDS encoding ComF family protein yields MRTGTPLCSRCLDTFERETRHCPDERANVDDYSVQGLFRYEGIAREVFGLAKFGGNRALADFLIERGMMRLSYPSDVHLWVPVPPEKTRLLDRGFSLPDRMAWRIGKLTGIPCAIDGSSLHAEKEQKKLDRPGRLSERLHREWSGGRFSPHHRSGVAILDDLVTTGGTIRSFASFLRKKGARIVRAITLFDAPLRVERES; encoded by the coding sequence GTGCGAACCGGTACTCCATTGTGCTCCCGTTGTCTTGACACTTTCGAGCGGGAGACACGTCACTGTCCCGATGAACGGGCCAACGTCGACGACTATTCTGTTCAGGGGCTGTTTCGCTATGAAGGGATCGCCCGGGAGGTGTTCGGGCTGGCAAAATTCGGCGGGAATCGGGCACTGGCCGATTTTCTGATCGAGCGGGGAATGATGCGCTTGTCCTACCCCTCTGACGTCCATCTGTGGGTCCCTGTCCCACCTGAAAAAACCAGGCTGCTTGACCGGGGCTTCAGTCTCCCGGATCGGATGGCCTGGCGTATCGGGAAGCTGACCGGTATCCCCTGTGCCATTGACGGATCCTCCCTTCACGCAGAAAAAGAACAGAAAAAACTGGACCGACCCGGGAGACTTTCGGAACGTCTGCATCGGGAATGGTCCGGGGGGCGATTTTCTCCTCATCACAGATCCGGTGTGGCCATTCTTGATGATCTGGTCACGACAGGGGGAACCATTCGCTCCTTTGCCTCTTTTCTCCGGAAAAAAGGAGCCCGGATTGTCCGGGCTATCACTCTGTTCGACGCGCCATTGCGGGTCGAAAGGGAGAGCTGA